The following proteins come from a genomic window of Heptranchias perlo isolate sHepPer1 chromosome 14, sHepPer1.hap1, whole genome shotgun sequence:
- the LOC137332232 gene encoding uncharacterized protein, translated as MADPLKDFSRPNRLIEYVDDLLLFSAEGEKRGTLLDKLLRLLRETGFNVNPKKAQIGREEVKFLGLTVRAGERAIDEAKRKAVQELPAPMDVTGIKSFLGLTGYCRDFLEGYAATAAPLLRLLRKGIGWEWDQNSQEAFTRLKENLQMAPALGTINSSEEFFLEVAASGDSWLCCSRSGMASYDPWSTPQGFSLR; from the coding sequence ATGGCAGACCCACTCAAAGACTTCAGCCGACCCAACCGGCTAATCGAGTATGTGGACGACTTGCTTTTGTTCTCCGCGGAGGGGGAGAAGCGCGGGACACTGCTGGACAAGCTGTTGAGGCTGTTGCGGGAGACAGGGTTTAACGTGAACCCAAAGAAAGCCCAGATCGGTCGGGAGGAAGTCAAATTCCTTGGACTGACCGTAAGAGCTGGTGAGCGAGCGATAGATGAGGCTAAAAGAAAGGCAGTACAGGAGTTACCTGCCCCCATGGATGTAACCGGGATAAAATCCTTCCTGGGACTCACAGGGTACTGCAGGGACTTTTTAGAGGGTtatgcagctacggcagcccctcTGCTTCGGCTCCTCCGCAAGGGAATCGGGTGGGAGTGGGACCAGAACTCCCAGGAAGCGTTCACCCGCCTTAAGGAGAATTTACAGATGGCACCCGCGTTGGGAACCATCAACAGTAGTGAGGAATTCTTTTtggaggtagcagccagcggggaTAGCTGGCTGTGTTGCTCCAGGAGTGGCATGGCTAGCTACGACCCGTGGTCTACTCCTCAAGGGTTCTCACTGAGGTAG